The sequence tatgttgttattaaaaaatacacaaataagtttgttttaatataacttctggatagaacttaataaatattaaagtatttttcaataaagcgaactttaaaatatattttgtttgttatattatattaaatatatcagctATTGTGGCTTCTAATCAGTATTGGAAAAGTGAGGCCATAGTCCACCACGCTGGCTAGTGTTGGTGGATGTGACTGAAGACAGCTTTGAAAAATCGGAAGTGGGTGTAAAATTTTTGTGTTACAGTCTAGTAGCCTCCACACTCGACTCATGCTGCTTTCCAataagttgtatatttttatctataatttgaatatgctttattattataaaataacctaaATATACCGACGGTAATGGATTTTCGTGACAAGCAAAATTTTACGAGGATGATCGCGATTTCAGCTAgaacttatatacatttttaaatatggtcatttaatgtttattacattttggtaaataatatagttgtaAATAATGGTTACCTATGTTTAAATGTTAGGTTTAGCATTCTTATCTTGTTACATATATgctaattatatgtatatgtgtaggTATACCATTGGCTAAAAACGTTCTGTGTACcgtacataaaataacataatcagcctgtaaatttcccactgctgggctaaggcctcctctcccgttgaggagaaggtatggagcatattccatcacgctgctccaatgcgggttggtggaatacacatgtggcagaatttcgttgaaattagacacatgcaggtttcctcacgatgttttccttcaccgccgagcacgagatgaattataaacaaattaagcacatgtaaattcagtggtgcctgcctaggtttgaacccgaaatcatcggttaagatgcacgcgttctaaccactgggccatctcggctctcggcaTGTGTACCGTATGCAAGCGGAAAGCAGggtttacaagtttatttatttattttatttaacgttttattatgataaatatattgtgaagttaccgttaatacacctatttctttaaaattttcgcGTAACGATGTCCTAGAACGAATATTGTGAATAGTTATTTTCTGCAGAAGTacttaatacaatttcaatatctgcGACATAACCCCATATCAAcattttatatgacataaaactaTGAAAATTAGCCTAGCGGTATAGTGGCCttaaaacgatatttattttacaagttgCAACACAACTTGCATAAAATATCTGTTCGGTCATTCCACTCTGTCGGTCGcagttcaattgttttttttgtaagcaTCGAGTCAAATGCAGCGTCTTTTCACTGAATCACTGATGCTGTGAACGTGAGAGCGGTGAAATTGTTTTGGTAGCAAAAAGTGAAACCGGGCCTTGACCGTCACGACCGCAACGCTGTGGAGTCGCTTTgactattattaatagttatgataataattcatattatatacacttttaatttaatgttacgtACACGATTCACtatattactgtttttttaacattatgtgTCTCTCGTAGGtacattaaatgttatgtaataagtaTGTTGAATTTGTACGATAATTTTGTACACAGACAAAATTTGGGACGTTGattatctattttatctattatgtTCAGGATTGAATTCCTCATaatctaatgtttttttttttattattatttttgttaatcatTCTCTGATACAATAAATAACGATAATATTTatcgtgaataaaaaaaaaacattattttttgtataagtgtataaatcattacaaaacttacaataatgttctaataatatatgcgcaatgattttatgtttgtatagAAAATCAACTCTATACATTCCTCTGTCCTCACCTCAGTAAAATGTTTAGGCAAATCGAGGAAAGTGCtttgttactattataaaaCGGGGGCCATTACGCTTTCGAACTTAACGGCCGTGATGCAACCGCGCTCAACTACAGTAAGTGTGACGGATACGTAAGAAGTGAACTAGAAAAACTATAGATAATAGTAAACAGTTATGCACGAGTTGAAGTCTAACTGTTGATGCTACCGTAAGAGGAAATAGAggggttttttatttattgaaaataaaaagaaacatcacTTCGGTCTAACTTTATCGTATAATGAAATGAATACGGAACAATAACGGGATCATCTGAATTTTTTTCAAACAGATTTTCAGTACATCTCTACATGTTACTATATGTAGAGATGTACTATTGTATTTTTACtgatgtatttttatgaaaataggCATTTTTATAAAGCaggaaaattttaacaaaaaccgAGATTTACACGGatactaaaaatatgtattgtcaTAGATGCAATCGAATATCCGATTCTACTAATTCAATACATTGaacgtgtttaaaaaaaaaaagtttttattaaacagaTATTAAAACAGGCATCGTGAAAAAAATATCGGTCTGTAAATGTCCCGCGGATGAGTTAAGGATCTCTTCTTCTGTTGAAATAAAGAGAAAAAGGTTTGAAGTTTTATCCAGCACTCTGGTTCGATGTGGTTTTTGCAGCTAtaagactgttttttttaagttacttatAACGTCAGAATGCATCGGAATCGGAAAAAAATCAAGTAACTTTATTCTTATTAGCACTTTTAAATTGTCGTATAACCAGCTAGAAACTTAGTAGGTACTCTTTGTTTCAAGTAAAATGCAtcgttaaaataactatataaaattaaatttatttgtcctCAACTAATAAGAACTCCACTCTTTTTTCATAAGCCCTTATATACAATGGGTCACTTGACAGCAAGTGGTCGCCactggccatagacattggcgctgttggAGGATTTAGCAATTCGTTGCAtagccaatgcgtcaccaaaccAAAGAACTAAGATGTCTGTTATGCCTGTACACTGGCCCAATCACCCTACAAATCGGTACACAAAAATGCTAAGAATTACTATTTGGCGGTattatatgtgatgagtgggtggtagttACCCAATGCccaattgtatatttttgtattgtgtaaTCACAATGTTTGGAAATAATGttcatatataattcatttaaatgaatatggaAACAATACAATTTATCGATAATGACACCcaattgttttgtttgaaatcaACCGATgcatataatatgtttacattgATATAAGAAACGGAAGGCTTCCTTGCTATTGTATCGCTGTACAATTTTCTTCTTCCTCTAAACTACGGTACTAAGAGAAATACTATGGTATTTCACATTTTGTCAtgtataagacaataaaattataattgcagATTTTGTTAATTTGAACAGTACCAGTTTTTTtcattagtaatttaataattaaaaatatttaaaaatgtaaattcaaccactttttcataataacaaaGCCACAAGTGAAATCAAAGAAATTGTCATCGAAACTAATTTTGTAAGTTTTAGAAAGCATAAAGGAACCGCTGGGCGTTAAATAAGAGAGTGCAGACAGAGAAAAGGTAGCACCGTGACCGGCTAGGAACAACAGTTACGTGGATTGAGTAATACATTTCTTTTACCAAGTATTTACGCGTAAAATGTATCAAACTTTTGGAAATCCAAGTATTTGCAAATCCGATATCCACATacattttcatcatcatcagctcTGAATCAAGTGATTATGTTTTTCTGAAAAACATTTtctgaaatttttttttaaatgtttatatacaaaCGCAACCAGCGAATAATTATTCGAGGAGGAGAGGCAGGTGTGTGACCAATCTTTCCATCATGCAGTTAAAATACTATTCTGAtctaaataaatggaataaggATAATAAATAGACGATGATGATAATTTCACCTGGTGGCAGGTCTCCTCATCATCCATTTTATTACACATTGTTTACTTCAAGAAATGGAAAGAAAAATTATCTCGCGCATCTGAATATCTTCCTTTGAAAAATGACCGCCGTTACTGACATCGGTTAGGAAGATAggtacatatatagatatatagatataatagtacttttattagatatatatatatatatatatatatatataatagtacttTCCATTCTCTCAGTCAAGAATCAGGTTTAATTTAAGCTAATCATTTTTGTCTCTTAtagttaaaagaaataaaaaataatctttgctatatatatatatagaatataggAATATTCTATATAGACATTaggaatatatatgttttatatatatattctatatatatataaaatatactatataggattagttattataatatttgaaaaaaatataatgctaaAAGTATAGAtgcaatatactttataaaattcataaataattaatgtttaggtCAAGCAGCGGTTATtctgtataaaaatgaaaaaaaaaaaaacaaatcttggTTATAAGCagcattttctttttataaaaggcTAATACGCTGCACGCACTTGTAATTGTcttgtatgttaataataaataatatccttGTCGCCTGTACCTAACAGCCGAGAAATGTACACTGATACTGATAAGACACTGATaagtttattccatcacgctaaTGTAATGCGGTTTCGTCAGGATGTCGTCAGTTACATGAAAATTCACGCACTTGTTTCATTCACCGCGGAGCACACAATTTTTCTTGCTCAGGTTTGAACTTGTAATTGTAGGTTTTGGCCACTGAGTAATTTCGTCCAAATTCGCGTAAACGAGTCCTTACATACATcgatttatcaattattataacaaatattaacgaATATACTTGTCAAATCTActatcaaatatcaaaatgttattgagataaaaaaaaaaacaaaaagaaaacatctaaatattagGACAGTTACAAtaaccataaaatttaatttaaatgaacttaTTTACGAACATACCCATACAAAATCAcctactttttaaaatacaatgtttgtGTAAACATATCATTATAAAGAAATCGTacttaatactataataaacttGTCTAGATTATCTTGATGGTCATGTAACGTATGATATTgtgatttatgttattttaatttcatttcaaagtgAAAACGCatacgatattatatttattttattttcacccATATAGgtttatttcaatgtatttacATCGAGATGGTTAAAAAGTGGAGTTAGTATTCCTTGATTTTTAAGCAGgagatttcaattaaattgataatccTATGCCatttggtggaaaagagtaactattaagtttttttCCGCTTCATTCAAAACATTTagcagttttacatttaatacaatcctgtaaaatgacgattaaaaagtgcttttgtattttgtatacgCTTTGTATTTGAACGAATTATATTTTGACTTGGATTGATTAAAGGCAAAAACAAAAAGCAGCTGTTTCGGTTGCAAGCAGAAATGGCAAACTGACAAATGTTATGatacaatattgtacaatacCATCAccttaaaaaggtaaaataatgtttgtttatatgtaagtGGTAGTCTCCGAAACTAATGATTCAATTGTCTTTTTTCACTGTGCTACATTATGTCTGCTagagggtataaattatataaatatcatataatttgctttattaataaatttcatcagtGTGAAACCGGGGCGGGGTGCTAGTgaattatatataggtaaagataaatagtaaatataacgCTTCCCGTGTTTGTATGCATTAATATGCTACTATAGCGAATTTTATATCCGCATgtgtaacattaaatattcatttgttcgtattaaaaataaaactattgtgTCAGTACATTTGTATAAACCCAGCGGAGAAAGTAGTAATAAAGCATTTTACGAATTACAACTTATGTAACtaaatcataaacaaattcCATTTGTTAAAAAACCTATGCCTTTCGAATTGAATAGTTAATTCGTCACAAATTGAGCTTTTGCATGTACCCGTGTAATCTTGAAAGTAACCACGAACTATGTGAATGGTTCtcggttttaatataatttaaacaacttaAAACTCTTCCAGTTCACTTTTTTAATCTCACTTCAGCTTCTCTCGACGTTTTCGCATAAATATTAccgaacatattttatatttcacaagCAAATAAacgaacattatatttttatattgtaaataggtGTGCTGTGTTAGATTGTACTCTTACtagtttaatacaatttatctgTTGGTTTACGTTCATCATCCTATTCTATTGTGATCTTAGCgttaaattatgaaacaaataacCTACTAGATTCATCAATGAACGCACTTTCTCATTCGAAAGATATAGGTAAGAATTATTCAATTTGGACTGATAATAATTCTTGAGATTAACGCATTCGCCATAACAACTCTctggttttaaaatataacggataatatattttcttaatatattaattatatgaatgaatatttattactattaccatttcataatttttttatcattccacgcgattaaactatttttaattcttatttgtttatagtttaagccttgatgttaataattattatgtaaactaatattcgtatattaataaagtaattatatatttttaaaataaatcttcttgttactacaatttttgtttattataaattttatctcacttttttataaatatgtgaatattaaatgtaagtGACAATGTTTATCGCCTAACAAAGTTGATTGTTTATAATTGGTATGCAagtgttgtttattttcaaatagcTGCGGGAAGCGAGATTGTCAGGTAAAATCACACAATTAGAGCGAAGTTGATCAAATGATAGGTTTATTGCGGGGAGAGAGCTGCACGCAGTAACTGCAAtgactatagttttttttaattcatctatgCAATTACTGCGAAACCAAAGgctaaactattttaaaatataaaataatatttaatataaatcgatTGGTTTTCACTTTCGTTTAGAATGTTTGTTTTAACGTAACGTTATCAATTggactattaaatattttaatttaatcgcttaaaataaatcattttaaatgtgaaaataacattaaagtctgttaagaaaattaataaattcgaaattcaagCCTGTGAAACCTTTCAGTATTATTCGTTCTGGgaaaacattgtataaaatgaaaaacgtttTCTCCGCGACTCAGGTCAGGGATCCGAGAGAGATGCGATAGTCAATTAAGATAACCCGCTAGCAAACGACAGTCACAGTGCAATTATGTCGCTCATTCGTCGTGACCAAACTGAAATTACCATTGCATTAGAGAGCAGGGGAGGCGGTTATTGTGCATCTACTATCAAAACTATATCAGTAGAGTTTTGTTGCCGTCAGCGCTCAGTCTACACGCGCCTTGTCTGCGCGCTTACACGCGAACGAAAGAAAGTGAAATctttataatgaaattgataGTGGTTCTACATATTTGCTTTATTCATTTGACGCTTGGGAATCCAAATGACGAAAtacgaaataatgaaaattttaaaacatatcagTTAGACGTTCCAGGAAAAGAACCGATTACGATCATTGAATCTTCACCAATACGAGATGATATTCACAAAAAGTGGGATGTTACTGAAACGACATTAGATAATGATTCTGATATTAAAAATCTCATGACGCATTTAATGGACGATGTCCATGATAGTAGACCACGTTGCTATGGACCATCCTgtcaagaaggatttattgagaATGAAGGACCTCAGGAAGATTTTGAAGATTATGTCATGGGGAATTCggataaattaaaagatttcaGTGACTTCTCTAATGAGCGTCTACAAGCAATAGCCGCATTAGCAGCAAAATTGAAAAAGCAAAAGGTGAAATCGGACCGTTTTTCTTCTACATCGCACCACGaagatgataatgatgataaagTATTTACGTCATGGAATCGTCTCAAAGTTAAGCAACACAAGCATCCTTATGACGACAAAGATGGCTGGGTGACATTGGAACCTGTGGCTTGGTCTACGAGTAAAATATCGAAATGGAAACCAAATGTGAAAAAACAAAAGCCAACTTACTGGAATGAAGACGAAGATACCAATTTTGGTAATGATGATCGATATACCCCTTACCAAGACATGGAGAGTAGCTACGTGTACCCACAAAAAAGACCAACTTTATCACGTCCcggtttcattaataataaattacatataccACAAGAGTATGACACGGAACTACCCTCGAAACCATCTTGGACTAAAAACAAACCACAACAACAACAGCCAATGCAGACCTTCCAATCGACCTGGGCCACTGATGATAGCCGACGCCCCTACAGACCAAATTGCGATAAAGGTGAAGCTTACCCAAATGATGACTCAATGTATTACGGAATGTCAGACTCTGTCATGACTGATTCTCGTCCTTCTAATTTTCCCTATGAATACGAAGCACTTCACCAGTCGTCGATGCAAAAGCGGCCACTACGAAGACCTACTCAAGTTGTTTACGCTGGTGAATCCGATATTGACAGTGATCGCTCATCGAGACCTCCAAACGGTGATGGCCAGTGGGTATTGCTATCAACCACGAAAGGATACAGACACAAAAAGCGACAAAGATCACTTGAAACACCTCATGATAAATCTGGTATTCCTTCAATAGTGTCACACCAAGCTGTATCGCTTACTGTATTACCAGCTGATGATGCTTCTCAAGTAAATATGACTACGTCACATGGAGGTTTGTTGGAAGTCGAAAGAAGTTTTCAGACTGTAGAAGAATCTAAGAGGGATATGGATTTAAGAAACGATTTGGAAGTTGCCGCTAGTCAGTTAAGACCAGTTAAgactaaagtaataaaaaagaaaatatttggaCACAAAAATCCCCTTGATAGTTCAACCGTCATGGCAGCTGTTGGTGCGGGTATGGTTCCTGCAACAATGGCTATGGTCGTGCCAATGATGCTTGGCAGACGTCGGAGACGAGATATCGACCTCAAGCACCAGAATTTGCATTTTgataatattgtgtattaacattaagtctttaggaatattaatttatttattgacatagtTGTAAAGTAGAGGTATTAATGTCtgtgattattattagtatagttttaattttgatggacctattatttaaattattatatttcgttcatatatttaaatagtttatttctgATTTTTCACCAATCATTTagttcgttaatttttttttattttacatgccGGTTAAATAAATTGACTAAAATTCTGAAAAgttccatatatttttatatgtatttaatgaggtttttaatagaaaattttctTAGTTCATTTAGTCATAGATAACAGGCAGGAACGCCGATAGaaaactttcatatttatatattgtatcaaAATCGTAGTTGAAATATGaaagatatttttacttttcaaatagACAAAAGTTTTGGTCTAATAATTTTGAAgtcgaaagattttttttaatatatgtaaatgtaaatatatatcatcaGCTTGcgctattttatatactaaatgttggtggttataatttcttaattaaattgcatttcattaaaattttaattatttacgctTCGGAGAATCACTTTCGTTATacggtaatatttaatataatatattatagtaaaaggctaaatctaaattgttttatacGAAGCTATAGTCATATAGAATACAAAGGTGAATTTTCTTtgtacgaaataattaaaaattgcgtATCCCTAATtactaacttattaaataaatatatttatgagtaaATAAAGTATAGTATTCAACAATTTAACATCCttgcatatatgtattattaaggGGAAATAGTTTCGAAAATCGCGATCGCGTCCGTCTAAACTtgcgtatatatattaaaactattttttattgttttagattgaaaataattaattgaaaaatatatcatcgTGCTCAATATTAATTAAGCCATGTATTTTAGAAAATAGTTTTACTTGCTCACtgaaacaatgaaaaataaataaaaacttataacttGCGCTCATATTAAATGCGCTTGCCCCAAATGCCAGTCAGTTGGCCGCAACGCCTTGTGAAGGACGGACTGCCTTAACAATACAAATAACTTTCGAACAGAGATTTcatagatattaataattatatataaagcacatttcttttataaaatcttattttttgtaGCGCGTTCGTATTCATTTGAATCgcgtttaaacaatttaatgggTATAGTAGCAGCTTGGAGTTACGAATTAGGTAGTATTGTTATTGTTCTTGCACGCATTGATCACTATTTATTCACGTATTCACTCCCTACCACCGTAAGATACAATATCATCACACTACATATAAACTGATTTAACAGATCTATAAATATGGTATTCTTTTCTAATCTTATATGTATGAGAGAAATATCAATAGGCTTTTTTACTTTTGTTCAGATTTGACCATGTGTTCTAACCCAGCAACCCAAACAccaatatagttaaaaaaaataacaattacttacaCAAATAACTTAATCATaccgaaatatactttattcaagtaggcttttacaagcactattgaatcgtttctttattgaattatactaaatataaaccTACCACCGTGACCGGTGCGAATTATAGATTTTACCgaaaagaaacggcaagaaactcagtagatactcttttccaacactctaaatacagttaaattatgttatacacttggtgatagggctttgtataggatattctaccgccaaatagctgtatttagtattgttggtCTAGTTTGAGGggtgccagtgtaactgcaggtaaGGGATATAAGATCCTATAGTTCTCAAGGTTTGTGTCGCATTTGgtatgtaatgttaatatttcttgcagtgccaGTCCCTATGGGCTGCTGTGACGACGTGttgaaaaaaaaccaaatacaattaaattgttataatataggGGATATTAAATGGTAGTCAACAAGTATAAActccactattttttttttatttttatagtatttaggAATTGTCAAAGCTAAAATACCATAGACATAACTTCTAAATTACTCACTTTGGGCAAAAGGGGTTAAATTAAAACACTCAACGCTTTAACAATAatcaaaagataatttaatatagtcttatcattaataagataaatattaagattttatataacttatataatatgagTTATGTTTGCTTATAAAGCATACATATGAAGTATGTagagatataattattgtaacaaaaaatctGTACAAGCACGAATATTCTCGAACGTTGATCGATCTGTCAAGGATTTTTGCCAAACACTTTAATCATACAATTTTATCGTTTCGAAGGTACTTGACTCGACTTTAAAATCCAATACTTTGGCATTTCTCTCATCGTCTCATTCGATTTCAGCGCCTTCTATAGTAGAGTATTGATTGGCAGAGTACTTTGGACGCAATATCCATAagtcatattttatatgaattagtaaaataaaacctGTATGAGTAAATATCTACATACATAATTTCaggcaattattaaataatatattagtacattaaaaaaattctaatgcAAGtggtaataagattttttaatacagaactatcaaaatcaaattattaaatcagtaaatttatatattttatgtatagtttACTCCGTCTTCCTGGGACATTCAGGGATCGTGTGCCCAGTTCAGAGCACCCTATACATTTACAAAAGACTATGACATAAGGTCAAGCTCTGTGTGGTTAAGGGTATAGCGCTAAGCGGCCCTTGAAAGAaggttcaaatattttaaattatatcaatatcttCCAGTTTCTGGGCGATGGTAGACTCTGCCGCTTTTCACAGcatctatgaaatatttaacgCCGAATAACGACGCTATCAAGATCACTGCAACAATTaaacattcatattataatatgtcattataattaagtattaaaaatatacacaaaaaaattacaattattttattactgataaaaataattttatttttttaattttataaaattattgaaatatagttttataagtgTATTAAATTGGCAAGCTATCCTCTgttcgaaatattaattatatcgaaCCGGATCGGCAATAGCCCAATACCAACTCTGCCACAAAACATTAAACGTCTACTCTTGAACATATTGTTTATcgacaataaaaattaagttcgtttttaatatatattttagacatatgttatatatttactggcacaaatattgtttaaaaatttaagtgacaaataatatatttgtattaatacacTTTATACACTTTTACAATATACGTAAAACGTAATCGTAAACGTATATCGCATGACGtcacatgtgtgtgtgtgtgtgtgtgtgtgtaacaaGGGGACAAAATAACACAACTGGAATTCGCTGCggtatttctatttaattgtagCCGTTGAACTATAGAAAGTaggttatatgtatgtagatttATGATGTGACATTATAATAAGAGAGCTGAGATgtcacagtggttagaacgcttgcatccaccaacccacatttgAATACCGTGGTGGTAATTTTAGCTTCAAAACTTTTCCTCAAAGAAAGAGAGGGCCTTAGCTCACAATGGGTCATTTACAGGCTGctggctttatttattttttatagtacatTTAGGTGTTCAAGAAGGTTGTTAAGTGAAAAGTTTTTTGGGAGTTTTGGAAACTTGTTGATTTCAAACACGAGGATAACAACGATCATACAAAAAACCCACCTCTTACTAGAGATAGACCTCATGATGGATTGGAAATGAGTTATTTGGCCATAACGCGTGTTGGCGTGGACACAAACAAAGAAAAAGCGACATAAATTGTAAGAAAAGTATTAAACTATTCCATAATAAATTGCTATGGAAAGGAGTACGAGGAGGAGCAAATATAATAGGGCGCCATTTTTCTAATAAGGCGGCACGAGTGATAAACATATGACGCGAGAGATCCAACTATAAAAACTATCGGTATACTTTCCGGGTGGAACTACCAAATGACCCGACGATTAATTTTAACCGTAT comes from Vanessa tameamea isolate UH-Manoa-2023 chromosome 15, ilVanTame1 primary haplotype, whole genome shotgun sequence and encodes:
- the LOC113399683 gene encoding uncharacterized protein LOC113399683, yielding MKLIVVLHICFIHLTLGNPNDEIRNNENFKTYQLDVPGKEPITIIESSPIRDDIHKKWDVTETTLDNDSDIKNLMTHLMDDVHDSRPRCYGPSCQEGFIENEGPQEDFEDYVMGNSDKLKDFSDFSNERLQAIAALAAKLKKQKVKSDRFSSTSHHEDDNDDKVFTSWNRLKVKQHKHPYDDKDGWVTLEPVAWSTSKISKWKPNVKKQKPTYWNEDEDTNFGNDDRYTPYQDMESSYVYPQKRPTLSRPGFINNKLHIPQEYDTELPSKPSWTKNKPQQQQPMQTFQSTWATDDSRRPYRPNCDKGEAYPNDDSMYYGMSDSVMTDSRPSNFPYEYEALHQSSMQKRPLRRPTQVVYAGESDIDSDRSSRPPNGDGQWVLLSTTKGYRHKKRQRSLETPHDKSGIPSIVSHQAVSLTVLPADDASQVNMTTSHGGLLEVERSFQTVEESKRDMDLRNDLEVAASQLRPVKTKVIKKKIFGHKNPLDSSTVMAAVGAGMVPATMAMVVPMMLGRRRRRDIDLKHQNLHFDNIVY